One window of Botrimarina mediterranea genomic DNA carries:
- a CDS encoding TadE family protein, protein MYANRPRPRRRSRQTDRRGAAVVEFAIVAPLFFLMILGCIEIGRALMVQQVLVNASRVGAREAATLNGTSAGAVTSAVNYAAGASVPGVTATVSPDPGTAKGGDLITMTLTVDFLSVSWSPTPWFLGGQTLTATSVMRKEGFN, encoded by the coding sequence ATGTACGCCAACCGGCCACGCCCTCGCCGCCGTTCACGCCAAACCGACCGCCGCGGCGCCGCGGTGGTCGAGTTCGCGATCGTCGCGCCGTTGTTCTTCCTGATGATCCTCGGCTGCATCGAGATCGGCCGAGCGCTGATGGTGCAGCAGGTGCTAGTGAACGCCTCGCGGGTCGGCGCCCGTGAGGCGGCGACCCTCAACGGCACCTCGGCGGGCGCCGTCACGTCCGCGGTGAATTACGCCGCCGGCGCCTCGGTGCCGGGCGTCACCGCGACGGTTTCGCCAGACCCGGGCACGGCCAAGGGGGGCGACTTGATCACCATGACGCTAACGGTCGATTTCCTCTCCGTCAGCTGGAGCCCAACGCCGTGGTTCCTCGGCGGGCAAACGCTGACGGCAACGTCCGTGATGCGAAAAGAAGGGTTCAACTGA
- a CDS encoding HD domain-containing protein → MKDFTRESLVHDPVHGYVPFVSVVPDGEVSERRLLDNPWLQRLRQIHQLQTAWWVYPSAEHTRFQHVIGAMHMASRAVETLYESLHDVCKGDVPSRKAVDCLCRTAALLHDVGHGPFGHFFDEHFLKPHYGLTHETLGAFIIEHELAKLLEGIYECPSGRMQAGESIDPAHVAMLIQRPKRDDSSEWPRWLVLLRSLFCGLYTVDSMDFVLRDAYMTGYSARAYDLERLLRYSFFSDRGLTIHQKGLSALIKFVQTKSELFRAVYFHRTVRAIDKTLRDIFVDSRELLFPHDPRERLDDYCRFTEWSLLIDVSRWAESSDAKKRLLAPRWERILGREVDWIAVEDRNVTYRPGESEQSSLFSDAGLLEHAIRSRLPADIEDLPMQIDLPRHIYRPDALAATAGQNYQFKPSTGKVYPLTDDQLFRQLPVAHRACRVYLQKNHPKEHAAAVGEALDALVGSRSEDDLTNM, encoded by the coding sequence ATGAAGGACTTCACCCGCGAAAGCCTCGTTCACGACCCGGTGCATGGCTACGTGCCGTTCGTCTCGGTCGTGCCCGACGGCGAAGTAAGCGAACGCCGGCTGCTCGACAACCCGTGGCTCCAGCGGCTGAGGCAGATCCACCAACTCCAGACCGCTTGGTGGGTCTATCCGTCCGCCGAGCACACGAGGTTCCAGCACGTCATCGGCGCCATGCACATGGCGAGCCGGGCGGTCGAGACGCTCTACGAATCGCTGCACGACGTCTGTAAGGGGGACGTTCCTAGTCGCAAGGCGGTCGATTGCCTCTGCCGCACCGCGGCCCTGCTGCACGACGTCGGCCACGGGCCGTTCGGCCACTTCTTCGACGAGCACTTCCTCAAGCCGCACTACGGCCTGACGCACGAGACGCTCGGCGCCTTCATCATTGAGCACGAGCTGGCGAAGCTGCTCGAGGGCATCTACGAGTGCCCCAGCGGCCGCATGCAGGCGGGCGAGTCGATCGACCCGGCGCACGTCGCCATGCTCATTCAGCGTCCCAAGCGGGACGACTCCAGCGAGTGGCCGCGCTGGCTAGTGCTGCTGCGGAGCCTCTTCTGCGGGCTCTACACCGTGGACAGCATGGACTTCGTCCTCCGCGACGCCTACATGACCGGCTACAGCGCCCGGGCGTACGACCTCGAACGTCTGTTGCGCTACAGCTTCTTCAGCGACCGCGGCCTGACGATCCACCAGAAGGGGCTTTCGGCCCTGATCAAGTTCGTCCAGACGAAGAGCGAGCTGTTCCGCGCCGTCTACTTCCATCGCACCGTGCGGGCGATCGACAAGACGTTGCGCGACATCTTCGTCGATAGCCGTGAGCTGCTGTTCCCCCACGACCCCCGTGAGCGGCTCGACGACTACTGCCGGTTCACCGAGTGGTCGCTGCTAATCGACGTGAGCCGCTGGGCCGAGTCGAGCGACGCCAAGAAGCGACTGCTCGCACCGCGTTGGGAACGCATTCTCGGCCGTGAGGTCGATTGGATCGCGGTCGAGGACCGCAACGTCACGTACCGCCCCGGCGAGTCGGAACAGTCGAGCCTGTTCAGCGACGCCGGCCTGTTGGAGCACGCCATCCGTAGCCGCCTGCCCGCCGATATCGAAGACCTGCCGATGCAGATCGACTTGCCGCGCCACATCTACCGGCCCGACGCGCTGGCTGCAACGGCGGGCCAGAACTATCAGTTCAAACCGTCAACGGGCAAGGTTTATCCGCTGACCGACGATCAACTCTTCCGCCAGCTGCCGGTCGCCCACCGCGCTTGCCGTGTCTACTTGCAGAAGAACCACCCGAAAGAACACGCCGCCGCGGTTGGCGAAGCGCTCGACGCGCTTGTCGGCAGCCGGAGCGAAGACGATCTAACAAATATGTAA
- the purB gene encoding adenylosuccinate lyase, which translates to MPDHEVYENPLISRYASRPMASLWGAQKKFSTWRRLWVWLAEAEAELGLPITAAQLDELRAKVDDIDFTAAAGYEKKLRHDVMAHVHTYGDACPNAKGIIHLGATSNFVVDNADVIVIRESLELVASRLAAVIDALAAFAEKHRDLPTLGFTHLQPAQPTTVGKRATLWCYDLALDLAEVEHRIATLKARSTKGTTGTQASFLELFEGDHDKCRQLEQRVAEKMGFDASYAVTGQTYPRKVDAQVLDCLSGIAASAHKATTDLRILAMRKEIEEPFEEHQIGSSAMPYKRNPMRSERIGALSRFVMSLAQNGAATHATQWMERTLDDSANRRLSLPQAFLGVDAVLVIYENVARGMVVYPEVIAKNLREELPFMITENVLMEAVKAGGDRQDLHEKIRQHSQAAGAVVKQQGGANDLLDRLRSDDAFKAVDLGSIADPSQLVGRAPQQVDEFLTEVVAPIRERYADRAAEGEELRV; encoded by the coding sequence ATGCCCGACCACGAAGTTTATGAGAACCCCCTAATCTCGCGCTACGCCTCGCGCCCGATGGCGTCGTTGTGGGGAGCGCAGAAGAAGTTCTCGACCTGGCGGCGGCTGTGGGTGTGGCTCGCCGAGGCGGAGGCGGAGTTGGGGCTGCCGATCACCGCGGCGCAGCTCGACGAACTGCGGGCGAAGGTCGATGACATCGACTTCACCGCCGCGGCGGGCTACGAGAAGAAGCTCCGTCACGACGTGATGGCTCATGTCCACACGTACGGTGACGCGTGTCCCAATGCGAAGGGCATCATCCACCTCGGCGCGACGAGCAACTTTGTCGTCGATAACGCCGACGTGATTGTCATCCGCGAGTCGCTGGAACTCGTCGCCAGCCGCTTGGCGGCCGTCATCGACGCCCTCGCCGCGTTCGCCGAGAAGCACCGCGACCTACCGACGCTCGGCTTCACGCACTTGCAGCCCGCCCAGCCGACGACTGTCGGCAAGCGCGCGACGCTCTGGTGCTACGACCTGGCGCTTGACCTCGCCGAAGTTGAGCACCGCATCGCGACGCTCAAGGCCCGCAGCACGAAGGGGACTACCGGCACGCAGGCGAGCTTCCTCGAGCTCTTCGAGGGCGATCACGACAAGTGCCGCCAGCTCGAACAACGCGTCGCCGAGAAGATGGGCTTTGACGCTTCTTATGCGGTAACGGGCCAGACGTACCCGCGAAAGGTCGACGCCCAGGTGCTCGACTGCCTCTCGGGGATCGCCGCGAGCGCTCACAAGGCGACGACTGACCTCCGCATCCTGGCGATGCGCAAGGAAATCGAAGAGCCCTTCGAAGAGCACCAGATCGGTTCGTCGGCGATGCCCTACAAGCGCAATCCGATGCGTAGCGAGCGGATCGGCGCGCTGTCGCGGTTCGTGATGAGCCTCGCCCAGAACGGCGCCGCCACGCACGCCACGCAGTGGATGGAGCGGACGCTCGACGACTCGGCCAATCGCCGGCTCTCGCTGCCGCAGGCGTTCCTTGGCGTCGATGCGGTGCTGGTGATCTACGAGAACGTGGCGCGCGGCATGGTGGTCTACCCCGAGGTGATCGCCAAGAACCTCCGCGAAGAGCTGCCGTTCATGATCACCGAGAACGTGCTGATGGAAGCCGTCAAAGCGGGCGGCGACCGCCAAGACCTCCACGAAAAAATCCGCCAACACAGCCAAGCCGCCGGCGCGGTTGTCAAACAACAAGGGGGCGCCAACGACTTGCTCGATCGCTTGCGCAGCGACGACGCCTTCAAAGCCGTCGACCTCGGCAGCATCGCCGACCCTTCGCAACTCGTGGGCCGCGCGCCGCAGCAGGTGGACGAGTTCCTCACCGAGGTCGTCGCGCCCATCCGCGAGCGCTACGCTGACCGGGCTGCCGAAGGCGAAGAGCTGCGTGTCTAA
- a CDS encoding PEP-CTERM sorting domain-containing protein (PEP-CTERM proteins occur, often in large numbers, in the proteomes of bacteria that also encode an exosortase, a predicted intramembrane cysteine proteinase. The presence of a PEP-CTERM domain at a protein's C-terminus predicts cleavage within the sorting domain, followed by covalent anchoring to some some component of the (usually Gram-negative) cell surface. Many PEP-CTERM proteins exhibit an unusual sequence composition that includes large numbers of potential glycosylation sites. Expression of one such protein has been shown restore the ability of a bacterium to form floc, a type of biofilm.), translated as MPCKRALVAAIVSLAIAVDASESCAATLPSTGLQLQATANVSIDPSAFFRPGEEITIRFDLRPEDLRRSTARPSTGWSFLYVNNPIPVHVSSERAGEHPTVGVIGRLLATSGASTMDQIRVDVLVGNEVVPVITIPRTLDPTTFPLSIEAMLEAIRQSIEDPGVTPINADGMLLVDTGPGPGDREIVRFVNARWSLIPEPGTTASVMIAILPGWFVRRKAHEN; from the coding sequence ATGCCATGCAAGCGAGCATTGGTGGCGGCCATTGTGAGTTTAGCCATCGCTGTCGATGCCTCTGAGAGTTGTGCGGCGACGCTCCCGAGCACCGGTTTGCAGCTACAGGCCACCGCCAACGTCTCCATCGACCCCAGCGCCTTCTTCAGGCCTGGTGAAGAAATCACGATCCGCTTCGACCTGCGCCCCGAAGACCTGCGTCGGTCCACCGCCAGGCCATCCACGGGCTGGTCATTCCTCTACGTCAATAATCCGATACCGGTCCATGTTTCCAGTGAACGCGCGGGCGAACACCCAACGGTCGGCGTGATCGGACGTCTCTTGGCGACGAGCGGCGCCTCAACGATGGACCAGATACGCGTCGACGTACTAGTGGGAAACGAAGTTGTGCCCGTGATCACCATCCCGCGGACGCTTGACCCCACAACTTTCCCGCTGTCGATCGAAGCGATGCTGGAGGCGATCCGGCAGTCCATCGAGGATCCCGGGGTAACGCCGATCAACGCGGACGGGATGCTCTTGGTGGACACCGGGCCTGGACCTGGAGACCGAGAGATCGTCCGATTCGTCAACGCCCGCTGGTCGCTGATCCCAGAACCGGGGACGACGGCAAGCGTCATGATCGCCATCCTGCCGGGCTGGTTCGTGCGTCGGAAAGCCCACGAAAACTAG
- a CDS encoding HAMP domain-containing protein, giving the protein MSKHQRKRVFVDRDIQGGLVWIAARYWALSLTVVGMLTVVGWVFIAPGIAQLVESPEQLRSLISCLIMGLVAAAALLPVVLLDLVKFSHRFAGPMVRLRESMRRAAAGEHVDPIRFRDGDYWQDLAEAFNAMQARIDRSEQVRTKDVA; this is encoded by the coding sequence ATGTCGAAGCATCAGCGGAAGCGGGTATTTGTCGATCGCGATATCCAGGGCGGACTCGTCTGGATCGCGGCTCGCTATTGGGCCCTCAGCCTCACGGTCGTTGGGATGCTGACGGTTGTCGGGTGGGTCTTTATCGCGCCCGGCATCGCCCAGCTCGTCGAGTCGCCCGAACAACTGCGGTCGCTGATCTCGTGTTTAATTATGGGGCTGGTGGCCGCGGCGGCGTTGCTGCCGGTGGTGCTATTAGATCTGGTGAAGTTCTCGCACCGCTTTGCGGGTCCGATGGTGCGGCTGCGCGAGTCGATGCGCCGCGCGGCCGCGGGCGAGCACGTCGATCCGATCCGCTTCCGTGACGGCGACTACTGGCAAGACTTGGCCGAGGCGTTCAACGCCATGCAGGCCCGCATCGACCGGTCGGAGCAGGTCCGCACCAAAGACGTCGCTTGA
- a CDS encoding pilus assembly protein TadG-related protein, with protein MRHHPLLPRQTRGQRRGAITVLAALFSIVMLGMVAFSVDVGYILSVKEELQRTADAAAMAAAWEMASGMADELPADAAVLAGRAAAASVASTNIVGRVAPQIDSNYANTSSGDLVFGYLADLGAPDAMETSDSALFNAARVKIRRDETLNGAAPLFFASVFGIRTQSLEAEATAGLVRNVGGFQAPSGGGNIDLLPFALDRQTHLSWLAGNGSDSYKYNEATGAVTSGSDGKVEVNLYPQGTGSPGNRGTVDIGGANNSTNDIARQILYGISAADFAALGKPLVFDENGELTLNGDTGISAGVKDELAAIKGKPRIIPIFSKVEGPGNNAIYTIVAWQGIRIVDVKLTGPMNKKHLTIQTAPVLATGVVPTTVAGTSYQVYSPAVLLQ; from the coding sequence ATGCGCCACCACCCACTCTTGCCACGCCAGACGCGTGGCCAACGGCGCGGCGCCATTACGGTGCTCGCCGCGCTCTTCTCGATCGTCATGCTCGGCATGGTCGCCTTCAGCGTTGACGTCGGTTACATCCTCTCGGTGAAGGAGGAACTGCAACGCACCGCCGACGCCGCTGCGATGGCGGCCGCGTGGGAGATGGCCTCCGGCATGGCGGACGAGCTGCCGGCCGACGCCGCGGTCCTGGCGGGCCGCGCCGCCGCGGCGAGCGTCGCCTCGACCAACATCGTCGGCCGCGTGGCGCCGCAGATCGACTCGAACTATGCGAACACCTCGAGCGGCGACCTGGTGTTCGGCTACCTCGCCGACCTCGGCGCCCCCGACGCGATGGAGACCAGCGACTCCGCGCTGTTCAACGCCGCCAGGGTAAAGATCCGCCGCGACGAGACGCTCAACGGCGCCGCGCCGCTGTTCTTCGCCAGCGTGTTCGGCATCCGCACGCAATCACTCGAAGCCGAGGCGACGGCTGGCTTGGTGCGGAACGTCGGCGGCTTTCAGGCCCCGTCCGGGGGCGGCAACATCGACCTGCTCCCCTTCGCGCTCGACCGCCAGACGCACCTCAGCTGGCTCGCCGGCAATGGCTCCGATTCTTACAAGTACAACGAAGCGACCGGCGCCGTCACGAGCGGTTCCGATGGCAAGGTCGAGGTCAATCTCTACCCGCAAGGGACCGGTTCACCGGGCAACCGCGGCACGGTCGATATCGGCGGCGCGAACAACAGCACCAACGACATCGCCCGACAGATCCTTTACGGGATCAGCGCCGCCGACTTCGCGGCGCTCGGCAAGCCGCTTGTGTTCGACGAGAACGGCGAGTTGACGCTCAATGGCGACACGGGCATCAGCGCCGGCGTCAAAGACGAGCTCGCCGCTATCAAGGGGAAGCCGCGGATCATCCCGATCTTCAGCAAGGTCGAAGGCCCCGGCAACAACGCGATCTATACGATCGTGGCTTGGCAGGGAATCCGTATCGTCGATGTGAAGCTGACCGGACCCATGAACAAGAAGCACCTGACCATCCAGACGGCGCCCGTCCTCGCGACTGGCGTTGTGCCCACGACCGTGGCCGGGACGAGCTATCAGGTCTACTCGCCAGCGGTGCTTCTCCAGTAG